In one window of Paraflavitalea soli DNA:
- a CDS encoding SusC/RagA family TonB-linked outer membrane protein — translation MTYKTAFKCTVLLLMLACCSLSGYSQDRILQVTGKVTDELDHGLPGASIKITGTKIVTVTGSDGQYRIMVSPTDSLEFSFTGYKTELLAVRNRVDLSVKLTPVAGGLNEVTVIGYGQQKKVSVIGAQSTVTPEDLKLPARDIAGMLAGRISGIITTSRGGGPGQDNASVLVRGVATFGTSTRTPLIIIDGVPDRSFNDVDPEDIQNFTVLKDAASTAVYGTRGANGVILINTKRGVAGKPAVNVEVNQGITQFVQVPKLLDAPTWMETYNEALKTRGRDAFYTDERIALHRNGTDPDLYPNTDWYKELFRDFGLTQRANVNISGGSEKANYYISAGYYGETGLLKTQPERSYDTKTYYRRYNFTANIGVSVTNTTKLDLGIATIIDQRNGPYDGSNNPQNGAFEQSLRVPSHIIPARYSNGDWSSTPDGRSSPARIIFGIGAGNEYSATLRPNIRVKQELSALTKGLSVSGLFSFDVYTDALVATTHASPTFYAEGRDANGKLITRQVNTSNDILSFASARSSNRRMYTEASLNYGRTFGKHEVGGLFLFNQSEYVDGNATTFTTAVPFRNRGLTGRATYGYDSRYFGEVNFGYTGSENFSPDKRFGFFPSFGVGWLVSNEKFFEPVADVLNYFKVRYSYGLTGNGGFATRFLYLSQLSKATNVYQFGTPTSLSPSYGGYSESQIATDPSWETSYRHNLGIEMNFLNNGLKMVLELFREMRKGILRADQTIPLTSGYGGVNPTRNIGIVLNKGIDLTLSYNKAFSKGRWINVTGTLTYNNNTNMEDGLPPQPYPWMQWKGKEVDAKELYTNLGLFQSQQDIDTSAIQSGDTRPGDIKYKDLNGDGVINNFDVSRVNVSGTPKLMYGINISVGYKGFDIGAFVQGTGKVWLLYGSGDGTFPFGSGANSPNLYAIVNDRWTEANPNPNAFYPRLTTNQDPNSNFLVSDWWLKRADFVRLKSAEFGYTLPAGRVKKMGIKNLRIYVNGTNLITISKWKFWDPELNDTGTSSTTITRGGFYPNIKAFNFGARVTF, via the coding sequence ATGACTTACAAAACTGCTTTTAAATGTACGGTCCTGCTCCTGATGCTTGCTTGTTGCAGCCTGTCAGGTTACTCACAGGACCGTATTCTACAGGTAACCGGTAAGGTTACCGATGAGCTGGACCATGGTTTGCCTGGCGCCAGCATTAAGATCACCGGCACTAAGATCGTAACAGTGACCGGTTCCGATGGGCAATACCGTATTATGGTAAGTCCCACGGACTCCCTGGAGTTTTCTTTTACCGGTTACAAAACCGAATTGTTGGCTGTGCGCAACCGGGTAGACCTGAGTGTGAAACTGACGCCGGTAGCCGGCGGCCTCAACGAGGTAACGGTGATCGGCTATGGTCAACAGAAAAAAGTAAGTGTGATCGGCGCCCAATCGACGGTAACACCGGAAGACCTGAAATTGCCCGCCAGGGATATTGCAGGCATGCTGGCCGGCCGTATTTCCGGTATCATTACCACCTCCCGGGGTGGTGGCCCGGGCCAGGACAATGCCAGTGTGCTGGTGCGCGGGGTGGCTACCTTTGGTACCAGCACCCGTACGCCCCTGATCATTATCGATGGAGTACCCGACAGGAGTTTTAATGATGTAGACCCGGAAGATATTCAAAACTTCACGGTACTGAAAGATGCCGCTTCCACGGCGGTATATGGAACCCGCGGCGCCAATGGCGTTATTCTGATCAATACCAAAAGAGGTGTGGCCGGTAAGCCTGCTGTGAATGTGGAAGTGAACCAGGGTATTACACAGTTTGTGCAGGTACCTAAGTTATTGGATGCGCCCACCTGGATGGAGACCTACAACGAGGCACTCAAAACAAGGGGCCGTGATGCTTTCTATACAGATGAAAGGATTGCCCTGCACCGCAATGGTACCGACCCCGATCTGTATCCCAATACAGACTGGTACAAAGAATTGTTCCGTGACTTTGGTCTTACCCAGCGCGCCAATGTGAACATCAGCGGCGGTTCGGAAAAAGCCAATTACTATATCTCTGCCGGTTACTACGGCGAAACAGGACTGCTGAAAACGCAGCCGGAAAGAAGTTATGATACCAAGACCTACTATCGCCGGTACAACTTCACGGCCAATATCGGTGTCAGTGTTACCAATACCACCAAGCTGGACCTGGGTATTGCTACGATCATCGATCAGCGCAACGGACCTTATGATGGCTCCAACAATCCCCAAAACGGTGCGTTTGAACAATCCTTAAGGGTGCCTTCGCATATTATTCCTGCCCGGTATTCCAATGGGGATTGGTCATCCACACCCGACGGACGCAGCAGTCCTGCCCGTATCATCTTTGGTATTGGGGCCGGCAATGAATATTCTGCTACCCTGCGGCCCAATATCCGCGTAAAGCAAGAGTTGAGTGCGCTCACGAAGGGGCTGTCTGTATCCGGACTGTTCTCCTTTGATGTATATACGGATGCGCTGGTAGCTACTACCCATGCTTCGCCTACTTTCTATGCAGAAGGTCGGGATGCCAATGGCAAGCTGATCACCCGCCAGGTAAATACGAGCAATGATATCCTTTCCTTTGCTTCTGCCCGCAGCAGCAACCGCCGTATGTATACGGAGGCTTCGCTGAACTATGGCCGTACTTTTGGCAAACATGAAGTGGGCGGCTTATTCCTGTTCAACCAGTCGGAATACGTAGATGGCAATGCCACTACTTTTACCACGGCAGTTCCTTTCCGCAACAGGGGCTTGACCGGTCGTGCTACCTATGGATATGACAGCCGTTATTTTGGTGAGGTGAACTTTGGTTATACAGGTTCTGAGAACTTCAGTCCTGATAAACGTTTTGGTTTCTTCCCCTCCTTTGGTGTGGGCTGGCTGGTATCGAACGAAAAATTCTTCGAGCCGGTAGCAGATGTACTGAACTATTTTAAAGTAAGGTATAGTTATGGTTTAACGGGTAATGGTGGTTTTGCTACCCGCTTCCTGTACCTGAGCCAATTGAGCAAGGCCACCAATGTGTACCAGTTTGGTACGCCTACCTCTCTTTCTCCCAGCTATGGGGGGTATTCTGAATCTCAGATCGCCACTGATCCTTCCTGGGAAACTTCTTACCGTCACAACCTCGGTATAGAAATGAACTTCCTCAACAATGGCCTGAAGATGGTGCTTGAACTGTTTCGTGAAATGCGGAAAGGCATCCTGAGGGCCGATCAAACGATCCCTTTAACATCGGGCTATGGCGGTGTAAACCCCACGCGTAATATTGGTATCGTACTGAATAAGGGTATTGACCTTACGCTTTCTTACAACAAGGCGTTCAGCAAAGGCCGCTGGATCAATGTGACCGGTACGCTCACGTACAACAACAATACGAATATGGAAGACGGCCTGCCGCCGCAACCTTATCCCTGGATGCAGTGGAAAGGCAAAGAAGTGGATGCCAAAGAATTGTACACGAACCTGGGCTTGTTCCAAAGCCAACAGGATATTGATACCTCTGCTATACAGAGCGGCGATACCAGGCCCGGTGATATCAAATACAAAGACCTGAACGGTGATGGCGTGATCAACAACTTTGATGTATCGCGCGTGAATGTATCGGGTACCCCTAAACTGATGTATGGTATCAATATATCTGTTGGCTACAAAGGGTTTGATATCGGCGCCTTTGTGCAGGGCACCGGTAAGGTATGGCTGCTGTATGGCAGCGGTGATGGCACCTTCCCCTTTGGCAGTGGCGCCAACAGTCCCAACCTCTATGCAATCGTCAACGACCGCTGGACAGAAGCCAACCCGAACCCGAATGCATTTTATCCAAGGTTGACGACGAACCAGGACCCCAATTCAAACTTTTTGGTGAGTGACTGGTGGTTGAAGCGGGCAGACTTTGTGCGGCTGAAGAGTGCTGAGTTTGGGTACACGCTTCCTGCAGGAAGGGTAAAAAAGATGGGTATCAAGAACCTGCGCATCTATGTGAATGGCACCAACCTGATCACGATCTCCAAGTGGAAATTCTGGGATCCTGAACTGAATGATACGGGTACCAGCTCCACTACGATCACCCGGGGCGGATTCTATCCGAATATCAAGGCGTTCAACTTTGGCGCAAGGGTTACTTTTTAA
- a CDS encoding RagB/SusD family nutrient uptake outer membrane protein, giving the protein MKKTNLYTTAMILLLGAATLAPMGCTKGYFDAVPKDLVDVNAIFKNKTETENWLAGIYGKLLDPWGTAASSARYFAAWSDEMDLNTPSAQATNALSGVTAGVNIWTANYQGIRLANIFMANVENPQSNILDEPNGAALVQQYKGEARFLRAYFYWTLMKLYGPLVLVGDKIGEVDDNYQQARNTWSECISYVLSEMDAAKELVPERHTVAATGADDLSQTGRINKLIIEAVKSQITLYDASPLFNGDAAMANFKNKDGQGLMNTNYDATKWDKAATAAKEAIDHAITYGKKLFKVTNADAFLAAFNTHRDLYLTGWSDEGIWLRTVTGYQAWEVDAAPRAANGTTTNSNLTPPQEMVDKFRMLNGKSINEAGSGYTETGFTATAKTNFYVAGTSNMYVGREPRFYNAITFNGSTVPFVAKTGQTHVQFWPTGNSGNGGGSEVRYPRTGYLVRKNTNPARNLSNNAGNVVRPAMYIRLGELYLNYAEALNESNPGHADILLYLNAIRTRGGIPALASGLSQAEMRAQIRLERCIELAYEGHRFYDVRRWKNANQPEGRQGGDFTGMSVLTGASLNDPAFYVRIRTSTRAWDDRFYFFPLPQSELNRNQKMVQPPGY; this is encoded by the coding sequence ATGAAGAAGACCAATCTATATACTACCGCTATGATCCTGTTATTGGGAGCTGCCACGCTAGCGCCCATGGGATGTACCAAGGGATACTTCGATGCGGTACCCAAGGACCTGGTAGATGTAAATGCTATATTCAAGAATAAAACAGAAACGGAGAACTGGCTGGCGGGCATTTATGGCAAACTGCTGGACCCCTGGGGTACAGCTGCCAGTTCGGCCCGTTATTTTGCTGCCTGGAGTGATGAGATGGACCTCAATACACCTTCGGCCCAGGCTACGAATGCATTAAGCGGGGTAACGGCGGGTGTAAACATATGGACGGCCAATTACCAGGGTATCCGCCTGGCAAATATATTCATGGCCAATGTAGAGAATCCTCAAAGTAATATACTGGATGAGCCCAATGGTGCGGCGCTGGTACAACAATACAAAGGCGAAGCCCGTTTCCTGCGCGCTTACTTTTACTGGACACTCATGAAATTGTATGGCCCGTTGGTACTGGTAGGGGATAAGATCGGTGAGGTAGATGACAATTACCAGCAAGCCCGCAATACCTGGAGTGAGTGCATCAGTTATGTATTGTCGGAAATGGATGCCGCCAAAGAGCTGGTGCCTGAGAGGCATACCGTAGCCGCTACGGGTGCGGATGATCTTTCACAAACGGGCCGCATCAACAAGCTGATCATTGAGGCCGTGAAATCACAGATCACTTTGTACGATGCCAGTCCGCTGTTCAATGGCGATGCCGCCATGGCGAATTTCAAGAACAAAGATGGACAGGGATTGATGAATACCAATTACGACGCCACCAAATGGGACAAGGCGGCCACTGCTGCCAAAGAAGCGATTGACCATGCTATTACTTATGGCAAGAAGCTCTTTAAAGTAACGAATGCGGATGCATTTCTGGCGGCTTTCAATACCCACCGCGACCTGTACCTCACGGGCTGGTCGGATGAAGGCATCTGGTTGCGCACGGTGACGGGATACCAGGCCTGGGAAGTAGATGCGGCGCCACGCGCCGCCAACGGCACCACCACCAACTCCAACCTGACACCGCCCCAGGAAATGGTAGACAAATTCCGCATGCTCAATGGAAAAAGCATCAATGAAGCAGGCAGTGGTTATACGGAAACAGGCTTTACGGCTACTGCTAAAACCAATTTTTATGTAGCAGGCACTTCCAATATGTATGTAGGCCGTGAACCTCGCTTTTACAACGCGATCACCTTTAACGGCTCAACAGTTCCCTTTGTGGCCAAGACGGGGCAAACGCATGTGCAGTTCTGGCCAACTGGTAACTCCGGCAATGGCGGTGGCAGTGAAGTACGTTATCCGCGGACGGGCTACCTGGTACGCAAGAATACCAACCCGGCCAGGAACCTTTCCAACAATGCCGGTAATGTGGTGCGCCCGGCCATGTATATCCGGTTGGGAGAATTATACTTAAATTATGCTGAGGCATTGAATGAATCCAATCCCGGTCATGCTGATATCCTCCTCTACCTGAATGCGATCCGTACCCGGGGCGGTATTCCTGCTCTGGCAAGTGGATTGTCACAGGCTGAGATGCGCGCGCAGATCAGGCTGGAGCGGTGTATTGAACTGGCTTATGAAGGTCATCGTTTTTATGATGTACGCCGCTGGAAAAATGCCAACCAGCCGGAAGGTCGTCAGGGTGGTGATTTTACGGGTATGAGTGTATTGACAGGCGCCAGTTTGAATGATCCTGCTTTTTATGTACGGATCAGGACTTCAACGCGTGCCTGGGATGACAGGTTCTATTTCTTCCCGCTGCCGCAAAGTGAGTTGAACAGGAACCAAAAGATGGTGCAGCCGCCGGGGTATTAG
- a CDS encoding sialidase family protein, with protein sequence MALPCILLAAGPGVQKNPYGEELVFTQQQYQVPVLIKKKDNPVLRIVIHNTGQQVSFTDGFQLNLTGTTDLKDIRQVKLYYAGNDSSFTNLSNIGKMKLLGSKDRLSTIMWVGDQQELSIGTNVFWVSVELNDKADPLHKVFIRAIASMQGHQNPVAIPRMEGVPLRIGYALRQHNEDGVHTYRIPGLATAKDGSLLAIYDVRRESGRDLQGNIDIGLSRSTDKGNSWLPMQIAIDMGKWGGLPEKFNGVSDACILVDKNTGHIFIAGLWMHGVLNAQGKWIEGLNEDSTAWNHQWRDKGSQPGFDVKQTAQFLVVKSEDHGKTWGQPVNLTTMCKQADWWLWAPAPGQGITLQDGTLVFPTQGRDKTGKAFSTITYSKDGGQTWKTGQPAERLSTTENMAVELSDGSIMLNMRSNKNRTDTGSTNGRAIAVTHNLGDSWEQHPSSRGGLIEPTCMASIIRHDYVEKGKRKSVLLFSNPDSKTTRHRMTIKVSYDDGKTWVDSKKILLDEGKSRGYSCLTSIDNSTIGILYESSMADMVFQQVSLKELL encoded by the coding sequence ATGGCATTGCCGTGCATATTATTGGCTGCAGGACCTGGGGTTCAAAAAAATCCTTACGGAGAGGAGCTGGTATTTACACAACAACAATACCAGGTGCCGGTGCTGATCAAAAAGAAAGACAACCCGGTGTTGCGTATTGTGATCCATAATACAGGACAGCAGGTATCTTTTACAGATGGGTTCCAGTTGAACCTGACTGGCACGACTGACCTGAAAGATATCAGACAGGTAAAATTGTATTACGCAGGCAATGACTCCTCATTCACCAATCTCAGTAATATTGGTAAAATGAAATTATTGGGTAGTAAAGATCGCCTTTCAACTATTATGTGGGTTGGTGATCAGCAGGAGTTGAGCATAGGAACAAATGTTTTCTGGGTATCGGTAGAACTTAATGACAAAGCCGATCCTTTACACAAGGTATTTATTCGTGCCATTGCTTCCATGCAAGGGCATCAAAATCCGGTAGCAATACCCCGGATGGAAGGGGTGCCTTTGCGTATTGGTTATGCCCTTCGCCAACATAACGAGGATGGCGTTCACACCTATCGTATTCCCGGACTGGCTACGGCCAAAGACGGCTCTTTACTGGCTATCTATGATGTACGCCGTGAAAGCGGTCGTGACCTGCAAGGCAATATAGATATCGGCCTGAGCCGGAGTACAGATAAGGGCAATAGCTGGCTGCCGATGCAGATTGCCATCGATATGGGCAAATGGGGCGGCCTGCCGGAAAAGTTCAACGGGGTATCGGATGCCTGTATACTGGTGGATAAAAACACGGGTCATATTTTCATTGCGGGCCTGTGGATGCATGGGGTATTGAATGCACAGGGCAAATGGATAGAAGGATTGAACGAAGACAGCACGGCCTGGAACCACCAATGGCGCGACAAAGGATCGCAGCCAGGTTTTGATGTGAAACAAACAGCGCAGTTCCTGGTCGTGAAAAGTGAGGACCATGGCAAGACCTGGGGGCAACCGGTCAATCTTACCACGATGTGTAAACAAGCAGATTGGTGGTTGTGGGCTCCGGCACCGGGACAAGGTATTACGTTGCAGGACGGCACGCTGGTATTTCCCACGCAGGGGCGTGATAAAACGGGTAAGGCATTCTCTACTATTACCTACAGTAAAGATGGTGGCCAAACCTGGAAGACGGGCCAGCCTGCTGAACGCCTGTCTACCACCGAGAACATGGCCGTAGAATTATCCGATGGCAGCATCATGCTGAACATGCGTTCCAATAAGAACAGAACAGATACAGGCAGCACCAATGGAAGAGCCATTGCTGTTACCCATAACCTGGGTGACAGCTGGGAGCAGCATCCCTCTTCCCGTGGCGGCCTGATAGAGCCCACTTGTATGGCCAGCATCATTCGCCATGATTATGTGGAGAAGGGGAAGAGGAAGTCGGTACTGCTTTTCTCCAATCCGGATTCGAAAACAACCCGCCACCGTATGACGATCAAAGTGAGCTATGACGATGGTAAAACCTGGGTAGACAGTAAAAAAATATTGCTGGATGAAGGAAAGAGCCGGGGCTATTCCTGTCTTACCAGCATCGACAACAGTACCATTGGCATCCTGTATGAAAGCAGCATGGCCGATATGGTATTTCAGCAAGTGAGTTTGAAAGAGTTGTTGTAG
- a CDS encoding dihydrodipicolinate synthase family protein: MLTARTLRGNWATLLLPINADESIDYARLEEELDRMILAVPDGVYSNGTAGELHNQTEKEFDKVQEIMAAKCQAAGVLFQIGANHPSPLVSLQRMQRMVALKPAAFQVILPDWVTTGPGEQVSFLQKMAEAADGIPLVLYNPPHAKKVLHPAEYGRLQEIVPSLIGIKVAGGDAAWYDEMRVYANSLSVFVPGHFLATGVQEGVAAGAYSNVACISPQGAQWWWRLMHADLAKALDVQKRILQFFDTCIVPYKNAGYSNPALDKFLAAVGGWANIGTRLRWPYKWIPEEEVSGASVVCRKLLPEFFEGERS, translated from the coding sequence ATGCTTACAGCAAGAACACTTAGAGGAAACTGGGCTACCTTGTTACTGCCCATCAATGCGGATGAAAGCATTGACTATGCAAGACTGGAAGAAGAATTGGACCGTATGATCCTGGCAGTGCCGGATGGCGTGTATTCCAATGGTACGGCAGGTGAACTGCACAACCAAACGGAAAAGGAGTTTGATAAAGTGCAGGAGATCATGGCGGCCAAATGCCAGGCGGCAGGTGTACTTTTTCAAATAGGGGCCAATCATCCATCGCCCTTGGTATCCCTGCAGCGCATGCAAAGAATGGTAGCGCTGAAACCGGCTGCCTTCCAGGTGATCCTGCCCGATTGGGTAACCACGGGTCCGGGAGAACAGGTGAGCTTTTTGCAAAAGATGGCAGAAGCCGCCGATGGCATTCCCCTGGTATTGTACAATCCGCCACATGCCAAAAAAGTATTGCATCCTGCTGAGTATGGACGCTTGCAGGAGATAGTACCTTCCTTAATCGGTATCAAAGTGGCTGGTGGTGATGCGGCCTGGTACGATGAGATGCGGGTATATGCCAATAGTCTTTCTGTATTTGTGCCCGGCCATTTCCTGGCCACAGGTGTGCAGGAAGGTGTGGCTGCCGGCGCTTATTCTAATGTGGCCTGTATCAGTCCGCAGGGCGCGCAATGGTGGTGGCGGCTGATGCATGCGGACCTGGCCAAAGCGCTGGACGTACAAAAGCGGATCCTTCAATTTTTTGATACTTGTATCGTACCTTATAAGAATGCGGGATATTCCAATCCTGCGCTGGATAAGTTTTTGGCAGCAGTAGGTGGATGGGCCAATATCGGCACACGCCTGCGATGGCCTTATAAATGGATACCGGAAGAAGAAGTATCGGGGGCGAGCGTTGTGTGTAGAAAATTATTGCCGGAGTTTTTTGAAGGAGAAAGGAGTTAG